The Candidatus Eisenbacteria bacterium genome segment TGGGGTTCTCGGGTCTCGGGTGGTAGGTCAGGCGCCCACGCCTGGCCTACAGCTGCTCCAGTATTCCGGCGACCAGTGACATCAGTTTCGGCGCGGTCCGGCCGGCCACCTTCAGGATCTCCGGAATGCTCGCGGGCTTCAGCTCGTCGGGCAGGCACATGTCGGTGACCACCGAAAACGCCAGCACCTTCTGCGAGCCGTGAATGGCGGCGATGTCCTCGGCGATGAGCGACATGCCCACCACGTCGGCGCCGATCATCCGCAGGAAGCGGTACTCCGCGGCGGTTTCCAGGTTGGGGCCCATCACGCCCACGAACACGCCCTTCTCCACCGGCACCTTCTTCTCGGCGGCCACCTGCTCGGCCAGCGCGATCAGCTTGCGGTCGTAGGGCTCGGACATGTCGGGGAAGCGCGGCCCCAGCTCGTCGTCGTTGGGCCCGATCAGCGGGTTGTCGCCGGTCAGGTTGATGTGGTCGGTCACGATCATGATGGTCCCCGGCTTGTACGCCGGGTTCATCCC includes the following:
- a CDS encoding purine-nucleoside phosphorylase: MPNPSILVMKIREAEEYIRARTKVRPKVGLVLGTGLGDFDDRDLDIAFRIPFGDIPHFPVTAVESHAGEMLLAKFHGHDTVIFRGRIHGYEGYRFREVAFPVRVMKALGVETVILTNAVGGMNPAYKPGTIMIVTDHINLTGDNPLIGPNDDELGPRFPDMSEPYDRKLIALAEQVAAEKKVPVEKGVFVGVMGPNLETAAEYRFLRMIGADVVGMSLIAEDIAAIHGSQKVLAFSVVTDMCLPDELKPASIPEILKVAGRTAPKLMSLVAGILEQL